A stretch of DNA from Bactrocera neohumeralis isolate Rockhampton chromosome 6, APGP_CSIRO_Bneo_wtdbg2-racon-allhic-juicebox.fasta_v2, whole genome shotgun sequence:
taaacatttgtttaaaattcgtccataaattaatataattcaaATCTGTAGTGCCTTTGAGGTGTTGTAGTTACGAATTGATAGCGACTATTTGGATGACGTGTGAATATATTTCTACATCTTCAAACaacgatttttaatatttatattctaaCAATGGCTCGTCCGTTTTACGAAACGCATGTAAGTCCTGACATAATAACGTACAAATGTATACGTAATTTACGTActtgcatatatacacatacatatgtatgtacaagtatgtatgctAAACTatctaatgaaaatatacaattaCTCGATGTATTCGTAAAATAGTAAAGTATTACAAATTCGGAAACATTAAAAATCCCCTTTAAAGTTACGCATATAACTGATAATAAAGTATATTCAGTACGTTGAAATGAACTTCAATAGTTTTGGTTCGGCtgataatatgaaatattacttTCATCGCCCATTCCATTAAGGACTGGTGTTCATGGATAAGAATCGATGAGTTTATCAACCAAGCcgtaatataattaaaactgcTGACAAGCAAAATTAATCGAAAAGTATAATACATCAATTTTGGGCTAATATTCAAGCTATTTACGCGTATAAGAGATATTTATTGctcaaacaaatacatacatacatatgtatgtatatgtacgttatcgtttttaataatttaagagAACATTGTATAATCTCATAATTTctccatttttattaattttttatgtatatactttgctCGAAAAAGCAAAACTCATCATTACGTGTGTcaatattaaacaattatttttatatgtagtatatatgtaagcaaTATGTGTATCTCTATTTTAACTAATAGCTGTAGTTGTTCCAGTAACCTTAGTGGAGTGAGAGCCGGCAAAGCTAACAGCTGCTTTTGACGAGCTGTGTGTTTTTAGCCCGCTCATGCATATACGTTAAAATAGTGAAATACAAGCAATCAGACGAAAAAGCACATTTCAAATTAAACGCGGTTATTTTTAATAGAAGTCTAGTGAATTGGTGTGTTAAAGTTCATcggtatattattatatatgtatgtacgtgtggtgtaaaatcacaaaaatggCTGATTTAGATGTAAGCAAAACATTTACTTAATCGAACAAAAATAGTTGTTTGTGCTAATTCTGAAAGTTAACACGCATGTGAGAGTCTCGATCGTAGAGTTTAttacattaatttattttggtgGCGTAGTTAAAAACTTCTCTGTCGAAATTCCACTATTAAATTAGTTTTGTAATTATGCAACTGGCAAAGTGCTATTTctttgttataaattaatttttaaataatatgaagtttttgttgaaaaattgttcGCTAAGATTTTCAAAGAGATAACGTTCAAATATCAAGATAAGTAACGAACACTTTGGACATTATACACTCACCTCATATTGCACATTGAAATAAcctttatatactatatttgtgTACTTTATGTCTTTAATAAGTTTTcagtaattttatataattgtaataattatttcatgacttaatttttttatgtaactaTGTgtatatcatttatttattgataattgTTTTActaattgacattttttttaaatagttagtTCCAATTGTAGTTGGTATTGCAGCTGTGGTGGTGGGTGCTGCCATCATTAATTACATTCTTAATAAGAAGTCGTCGAAACCACGACCTGAACCCAATCGCACCGCTCGCCTACGCACACTAGTTGATCCAAATGACAAATATCAGTTGCCATTAATTGAGAAAGAAATTCTTAGCCACGATACTCGACGTTTTCGGTTTGGTTTACCATCGAACCAACATGTTCTTGGATTGCCCGTTGGACAGCACATTCATTTGATCGCAACCATAGATAACGAATTGGTCATTCGTCCTTATACTCCAATATCCAGTGATGATGACGTTGGTTATGTCGATTTGGTCattaaagtatattttaagaATGTTCATCCAAAATTCCCAGGAGGTGGTAAAATGACACAATATTTAGATCAAATGAATATCGGCGATAAGATCTCCTTCCGTGGTCCTTCCGGACGATTACAATATCAAGGTCAAGGCCGTTTTCAAGTTAAGAAGCTTCGAAAAGATCCACCAAAGACCGTTATAGCAAAGCGTGTAAATATGATATCCGGTGGCACTGGAATTACACCAATGTTACAGCTAATACGGGATGTTCTAAAACACAATGATAAAGACAAAACTGAACTTGCCCTATTATTTGCCAATCAGGTAAGacaaataaagtaatttatatgaatatatttcttgaattgTGGCTATTTGTTCTGTTTAGAGTGAAGCCGATATTTTGTTGCGTAACGAATTGGACGAATTAGTCAAAAAATATCCAGATCAATTAAAGGTGTGGTATACGATTGATAAAGCTTCTGAAggtaaatataaatacttaaatatgcatactatttataaatacaatGATTGGACTTATAAAAGGACACCTTCTACCTTAAACTATCGTTAAAtttgttgaattaaaaattatgagtatatttatgtacagtATACTAATAGATTCACACATTGTTAAGTcgcttttataaatatttaaccaCGGTATCAAAACTGCAATAGGGTTCTATACCCGCCGCTGCTTTACTCATGCATGTGACTTTTTTCCGCGGATAAATTATTTGAGTAAATAAGAAACAACGTGAAAGCATTTGTTGTTTAATTTCTCAGGCCCATTAACCATATTCGCTATATCAGATGAGagtttttaaaatagaaaatatttaatgtttattgTGTGCTTCCTTTGGTTTTTCGATCAATATCTGAAGCAATAATTAATTCTCTTTTTAAATGCTGCTTTTGGATAATTTTTATATCAGTCTGGCCATATAGCGTTGGATATGTCAATGATGAAATGATGCGCTCTCAACTTTTTTCGCCGAGTTCAAACACGCTTTGCTTACTGTGTGGTCCGCCACCGATGGTcaattatacttgtataccCGGCTTGGAGCGCATCGGTCATCATGCTGATATGCGTTTCAGTTACTAAATGGAAAAACGTATAACgtaaaaaatgtatagttaAACTTTTATCAGgtataaaactatttaattaacaatgtaaatacataaataaatcaaGTATTATAGCGGTAGTTAATactaaatctttatttattacACAGGCTGGATATATGATGTAGGCTTTATAAACGATGACATGATTAAACAACATCTTTTCCCGGCTTCTGAAGATACTTTGGTGTTAATGTGCGGTCCACCACCAATGATAAATTTCGCTTGTAATCCAGCTTTAGATAAATTGGAATTTCATCCAGATACCAGATtcgcatattaaaaatatataaacaagttATGTTGATTATAGAGTCGTCCATATTCCTGAATAAAATATGCACTaaagtactatatatgtaattataaatgtgcatggcaataaaaattattatcttgTTATTAATGCTGTTGGTTAAATATATAGTCAAATTGCAGACTCATTACGTAAATGACTATCAAAGCATTGTAAAAACTTATTGAATTGTaaagaaaatcataaattaaaaataattaattttattattttgcaataaactCGATTCTTATATCTCTAAAAATAGTTTTGCGAATGAAAAACATTGGTACAGTCAATAGGAAATATTTGCAAGAAATTCCTTTAATATCTCGCCATAAAAGTAATATCTCCATCAGCTCCGATGATCGCTGTATAGTGGATTGAgcaatttttactgtttttagaTAAATCATTGAAAGAAGAGAAACAATTGATACTAGATGAATCAAATTGTatataagtaaacaattttagCTCAACTGTATCACATTTTAGCCTTCGACAGGTGCAATGTCTACAAATGCCACACTAACACACTAACATCATACATCTTAAAAAATCAACTGCTACACCCTTTGTAACGTGTCGTGCTTTCGAAGgagattcaaattattttattcattcgCAGAGTGTGGCATGTTACATTAATTGTATTATTGTTCTTGTCAAACTTTtctaatactaaaattttaataattaaaaatattcataaaaaaaaacaatcatacTTATGTCTCCAAAATAGTCTACATTGCAAAGATTTCAACAATtgaaatgaataaatgaaaagaCTTCAAAGAAATTTGGTGTTATAATTAACTCTACTGATCATCTAAAATAATtcttgtcaaaatttttaatgaatttcttttttttactatttttcgtTTCCACTTTAATAAACTTCTGTATATTTGTAATGTCTAAAAACTAGTGTTGGCTAAAGCTAATAAATTTTCggtaatgtttttatttattgctttaaatgtatatttcaattattttgtatgtaaataactagcattatttaaaaatacattagtGCAGGCAGCTTATCTACTACTATAttaattcatattaaaaatataaactaccacaggaacaaaatttaagttaattttattactttgaaATACTGAATGAAccaatttaaatacaaataaaataattccgACGAATATCTGTTCAATCCTATGCctgcaaaaaaaagtgatctcGCACTGAAATCCAACTTAAATTAAActattaatttgtaaaaaatttttggtaaagtgaaaaaaatccattatatttatttagtattctagaaaaataagattttgtacgaaaaattttgacaattcTGTGATTGGTTGGCTCAGCGTCAAATATGGACACCagcaaagagaaaatattttagttttttttcgataaaGGAAAAATCGCAAGGTCGCTGCAAATGTGAATAACCTTTATGATCCCTATACTGTAGCAGTCAATCGGGCGCAAACTCTAAATTTCTGAAGCGGATGGTTACTGGTGAAGACGGCAGG
This window harbors:
- the LOC126763421 gene encoding NADH-cytochrome b5 reductase 3 isoform X4 translates to MARPFYETHLVPIVVGIAAVVVGAAIINYILNKKSSKPRPEPNRTARLRTLVDPNDKYQLPLIEKEILSHDTRRFRFGLPSNQHVLGLPVGQHIHLIATIDNELVIRPYTPISSDDDVGYVDLVIKVYFKNVHPKFPGGGKMTQYLDQMNIGDKISFRGPSGRLQYQGQGRFQVKKLRKDPPKTVIAKRVNMISGGTGITPMLQLIRDVLKHNDKDKTELALLFANQSEADILLRNELDELVKKYPDQLKVWYTIDKASEVWPYSVGYVNDEMMRSQLFSPSSNTLCLLCGPPPMVNYTCIPGLERIGHHADMRFSY
- the LOC126763421 gene encoding NADH-cytochrome b5 reductase 3 isoform X3, with product MARPFYETHLVPIVVGIAAVVVGAAIINYILNKKSSKPRPEPNRTARLRTLVDPNDKYQLPLIEKEILSHDTRRFRFGLPSNQHVLGLPVGQHIHLIATIDNELVIRPYTPISSDDDVGYVDLVIKVYFKNVHPKFPGGGKMTQYLDQMNIGDKISFRGPSGRLQYQGQGRFQVKKLRKDPPKTVIAKRVNMISGGTGITPMLQLIRDVLKHNDKDKTELALLFANQSEADILLRNELDELVKKYPDQLKVWYTIDKASEGWIYDVGFINDDMIKQHLFPASEDTLVLMCGPPPMINFACNPALDKLEFHPDTRFAY
- the LOC126763421 gene encoding NADH-cytochrome b5 reductase 3 isoform X1, with protein sequence MYVWCKITKMADLDLVPIVVGIAAVVVGAAIINYILNKKSSKPRPEPNRTARLRTLVDPNDKYQLPLIEKEILSHDTRRFRFGLPSNQHVLGLPVGQHIHLIATIDNELVIRPYTPISSDDDVGYVDLVIKVYFKNVHPKFPGGGKMTQYLDQMNIGDKISFRGPSGRLQYQGQGRFQVKKLRKDPPKTVIAKRVNMISGGTGITPMLQLIRDVLKHNDKDKTELALLFANQSEADILLRNELDELVKKYPDQLKVWYTIDKASEGWIYDVGFINDDMIKQHLFPASEDTLVLMCGPPPMINFACNPALDKLEFHPDTRFAY
- the LOC126763421 gene encoding NADH-cytochrome b5 reductase 3 isoform X2, encoding MYVWCKITKMADLDLVPIVVGIAAVVVGAAIINYILNKKSSKPRPEPNRTARLRTLVDPNDKYQLPLIEKEILSHDTRRFRFGLPSNQHVLGLPVGQHIHLIATIDNELVIRPYTPISSDDDVGYVDLVIKVYFKNVHPKFPGGGKMTQYLDQMNIGDKISFRGPSGRLQYQGQGRFQVKKLRKDPPKTVIAKRVNMISGGTGITPMLQLIRDVLKHNDKDKTELALLFANQSEADILLRNELDELVKKYPDQLKVWYTIDKASEVWPYSVGYVNDEMMRSQLFSPSSNTLCLLCGPPPMVNYTCIPGLERIGHHADMRFSY